One window of the Candidatus Chryseobacterium colombiense genome contains the following:
- a CDS encoding cytochrome c biogenesis protein CcdA: MKFRNWFLLILLFLATGINAQIKNPVKFKFTINDLGNNQYEAVLNATMESGWHIYSKDIPEDTGIPTDYKVSGKNIELIGKFTEVGKKHEEFSEAFGGTIVFYSNSAGFKQKFKLKDGTKPGDVVAEITYQTCDDRVCLAPNTLEFNKQVTPTGATEEASDKEKTELAKDSVKTVETVVENPAKGEVTITEASKLDPKKLKIESIDFEKPLTDCGTGSTKIKENYWTYLFLGFIGGLIALLTPCVFPMIPLTVSFFTKGNKNKAKGKRDALIYGFFILLIFVLLSVPFHIIDGIAGNIFNEISTSVWLNIAFFIIFIFFAGSFFGYYDITLPSSIANKSSKAEEAGGIIGIFFMALTLVIVSFSCTGPILGSLLGSAVTGSANVPMLLTFALAGFGLAWAIIFGLLALFPQALQSLPKSGGWMNTVKVVLGFVELALALKFLSKADLVSKTFLLKRELFIAIWIIVALGLALYLFGLIRFPHDDKKPKISITRKILGVLGFGFVIYLIQGLIPSERPKLQLLSGILPPLNVSYFHDEKDGILGMHPQHDFFKAVELAKKEDKPILIDFTGYGCENCRKMEEFVWSEADILPILQNDVVLASLYVDDKEELPEDQKTKIDLGDGQVKKVKTIGDRWSLFQQVNFNNNSQPHYVLVTPDGKVINTPVSGYMPKEDFKKFLECGVNYYKKNK, translated from the coding sequence ATGAAATTTAGAAACTGGTTTTTATTAATTCTGTTATTTTTAGCAACAGGAATTAATGCACAAATCAAAAATCCTGTAAAATTTAAATTTACCATCAACGATTTAGGAAACAATCAATATGAAGCGGTTCTGAACGCTACGATGGAAAGCGGATGGCATATTTATTCCAAAGACATCCCGGAAGATACAGGAATTCCTACGGATTATAAAGTATCAGGAAAAAACATTGAACTGATCGGAAAATTTACTGAAGTTGGAAAAAAGCATGAAGAATTTTCGGAAGCTTTCGGAGGAACGATTGTTTTTTATTCCAATTCTGCGGGTTTCAAACAGAAATTTAAATTAAAAGACGGAACAAAACCAGGCGATGTAGTTGCTGAGATTACGTATCAAACTTGTGACGACAGAGTTTGTCTTGCTCCGAATACTTTAGAATTCAACAAGCAGGTTACCCCAACAGGAGCAACTGAAGAAGCATCAGATAAAGAAAAGACAGAACTCGCAAAAGATTCTGTAAAAACGGTTGAAACAGTCGTTGAAAATCCTGCTAAAGGAGAAGTTACTATAACGGAAGCATCAAAACTGGATCCTAAAAAGTTAAAAATCGAATCTATTGATTTTGAAAAACCTTTGACTGATTGCGGAACAGGTTCTACAAAAATCAAAGAAAATTATTGGACCTATTTATTCTTAGGTTTCATCGGTGGGTTAATTGCTTTATTGACTCCTTGTGTTTTCCCAATGATCCCTTTAACTGTTTCTTTCTTTACAAAAGGCAACAAAAATAAAGCAAAAGGAAAAAGAGATGCGCTGATCTACGGATTCTTCATTCTTTTAATTTTCGTATTATTAAGTGTTCCTTTCCATATCATTGATGGAATTGCAGGAAATATCTTCAACGAAATCTCTACAAGCGTCTGGCTGAATATTGCATTCTTTATCATATTTATTTTCTTCGCAGGAAGTTTCTTTGGATATTACGATATTACATTACCAAGCTCAATTGCCAACAAATCTTCAAAAGCGGAAGAAGCCGGAGGAATTATCGGAATCTTCTTTATGGCTTTAACATTGGTTATTGTTTCTTTCTCTTGTACAGGTCCGATTTTAGGAAGCTTATTGGGAAGTGCAGTCACAGGTTCAGCAAACGTTCCTATGTTATTGACCTTTGCTTTAGCTGGTTTCGGTTTGGCTTGGGCAATTATTTTTGGACTATTAGCTTTATTTCCACAGGCATTACAAAGTCTTCCAAAATCAGGAGGCTGGATGAACACCGTGAAAGTTGTTTTAGGTTTTGTAGAATTGGCTTTAGCTTTAAAATTCTTATCAAAAGCAGATCTAGTTTCTAAAACATTCTTATTAAAAAGAGAGCTTTTCATCGCCATCTGGATTATTGTTGCCCTTGGATTAGCATTATATCTATTTGGATTAATCAGATTCCCTCATGATGATAAAAAACCAAAAATTTCTATTACCAGAAAAATTCTGGGAGTTTTAGGATTTGGATTTGTAATCTATTTGATTCAGGGATTAATCCCTTCGGAACGTCCGAAACTTCAGTTATTAAGCGGAATTTTACCACCGTTGAACGTAAGCTATTTCCATGATGAAAAAGACGGAATTTTGGGAATGCATCCTCAACACGACTTCTTCAAAGCAGTAGAATTGGCAAAAAAAGAAGACAAACCTATCTTAATTGACTTTACCGGTTACGGCTGTGAAAACTGTAGAAAAATGGAGGAATTCGTTTGGAGTGAGGCAGATATTTTACCAATTCTACAAAACGATGTTGTTCTTGCCTCTCTTTATGTAGATGACAAAGAAGAGCTTCCGGAGGATCAGAAAACAAAAATTGACCTCGGAGACGGACAGGTAAAAAAAGTTAAGACAATTGGTGACAGATGGAGCTTGTTCCAACAGGTGAACTTTAATAATAATTCTCAGCCACACTATGTTCTGGTAACTCCGGACGGAAAAGTAATCAATACTCCGGTTTCAGGATATATGCCAAAAGAAGATTTCAAAAAATTCTTAGAATGCGGAGTCAATTATTATAAAAAGAATAAATAA